The following are from one region of the Corylus avellana chromosome ca1, CavTom2PMs-1.0 genome:
- the LOC132167681 gene encoding uncharacterized protein LOC132167681 isoform X1, producing MLLEFLARLKNHCSFLSSKVDDLKDSDRIVRRLSLSEQTKQFVYAIYEPESKAVVYVLAAQNLSERSVFDAVSLIKEVRPQAVLAEISLSTLDEILAENSTSRGDMVSSMPTTSFGVLKDCVLNKISKEMHEKVASNLVLQEIFGVGFHEHVIAAKRAAEEVGSCFFLFRSSFVNDEGNGCNKSDIQVAECKILCTRS from the exons ATGTTGCTAGAATTTCTTGCACGCCTTAAGAATCACTGCTCTTTTTTATCAAGCAAGGTTGATGATTTGAAAGATTCAGACAGAATAGTCCGTAGGCTTTCATTATCTGAGCAAACAAAGCAGTTTGTTTATGCCATTTATGAACCAGAATCGAAGGCTGTGGTTTATGTACTAGCTGCACAGAACTTATCTGAACGGTCAGTTTTTGATGCAGTGTCTCTCATAAAGGAGGTTCGGCCACAGGCAGTTTTGGCTGAAATTTCTCTGTCCACCCTAGATGAGATTCTAGCTGAGAACAGCACTTCAAGGGGTGATATGGTGAGTTCAATGCCAACAACTTCTTTTGGGGTTCTCAAAGATTGTGTTCTCAATAAGATCAGTAAAGAGATGCATGAGAAAGTGGCATCGAACTTGGTTTTGCAAGAAATATTTGGTGTTGGTTTTCATGAGCATGTCATTGCAGCCAAAAGGGCTGCAGAGGAAGTGGGTtcctgtttctttttgtttagatCTTCATTTGTAAATGATGAAGGGAATGGCTGTAACAAATCTGATATACAGG TTGCAGAGTGCAAAATCCTGTGCACCAGAAGTTGA
- the LOC132167681 gene encoding uncharacterized protein LOC132167681 isoform X2: protein MLLEFLARLKNHCSFLSSKVDDLKDSDRIVRRLSLSEQTKQFVYAIYEPESKAVVYVLAAQNLSERSVFDAVSLIKEVRPQAVLAEISLSTLDEILAENSTSRGDMVSSMPTTSFGVLKDCVLNKISKEMHEKVASNLVLQEIFGVGFHEHVIAAKRAAEEVGSCFFLFRSSFVNDEGNGCNKSDIQECKILCTRS, encoded by the exons ATGTTGCTAGAATTTCTTGCACGCCTTAAGAATCACTGCTCTTTTTTATCAAGCAAGGTTGATGATTTGAAAGATTCAGACAGAATAGTCCGTAGGCTTTCATTATCTGAGCAAACAAAGCAGTTTGTTTATGCCATTTATGAACCAGAATCGAAGGCTGTGGTTTATGTACTAGCTGCACAGAACTTATCTGAACGGTCAGTTTTTGATGCAGTGTCTCTCATAAAGGAGGTTCGGCCACAGGCAGTTTTGGCTGAAATTTCTCTGTCCACCCTAGATGAGATTCTAGCTGAGAACAGCACTTCAAGGGGTGATATGGTGAGTTCAATGCCAACAACTTCTTTTGGGGTTCTCAAAGATTGTGTTCTCAATAAGATCAGTAAAGAGATGCATGAGAAAGTGGCATCGAACTTGGTTTTGCAAGAAATATTTGGTGTTGGTTTTCATGAGCATGTCATTGCAGCCAAAAGGGCTGCAGAGGAAGTGGGTtcctgtttctttttgtttagatCTTCATTTGTAAATGATGAAGGGAATGGCTGTAACAAATCTGATATACAGG AGTGCAAAATCCTGTGCACCAGAAGTTGA
- the LOC132164410 gene encoding signal recognition particle 14 kDa protein-like isoform X3: MVLLQLDPFLNELTSMFERSNEKASLKSKVQRNKMATAGEAIEYRCLIRATDGKKTISTSVGAKDHQRFQASYATILKAHMTALKKRERKDKKKAAEGDKKEGAAKKPKRV, translated from the exons ATG GTTCTTTTACAGCTAGACCCGTTTCTTAATGAACTCACTAGCATGTTTGAGCGCAGCAACGAGAAAG CATCCTTAAAGTCTAAGGTGCAGAGGAATAAAATGGCGACTGCAGGTGAAGCAATTGAGTATAGATGCCTTATCCGTGCTACTGATGGGAAAAAGACGATTTCTACTTCA GTTGGAGCAAAGGATCATCAGCGCTTTCAAGCTTCTTATGCAACTATCCTCAAGGCCCACATGACAGCTCTaaagaaaagggagagaaaggataagaaaaaagcTGCAGAGGGTGATAAGAAAGAAGGGGCTGCGAAGAAGCCCAAGAGGGTGTAA
- the LOC132164410 gene encoding signal recognition particle 14 kDa protein-like isoform X1 — MVLLQLDPFLNELTSMFERSNEKGSVWVTLKRCTSSLKSKVQRNKMATAGEAIEYRCLIRATDGKKTISTSVGAKDHQRFQASYATILKAHMTALKKRERKDKKKAAEGDKKEGAAKKPKRV; from the exons ATG GTTCTTTTACAGCTAGACCCGTTTCTTAATGAACTCACTAGCATGTTTGAGCGCAGCAACGAGAAAGGTTCTGTTTGGGTTACTCTTAAGCGATGTACGT CATCCTTAAAGTCTAAGGTGCAGAGGAATAAAATGGCGACTGCAGGTGAAGCAATTGAGTATAGATGCCTTATCCGTGCTACTGATGGGAAAAAGACGATTTCTACTTCA GTTGGAGCAAAGGATCATCAGCGCTTTCAAGCTTCTTATGCAACTATCCTCAAGGCCCACATGACAGCTCTaaagaaaagggagagaaaggataagaaaaaagcTGCAGAGGGTGATAAGAAAGAAGGGGCTGCGAAGAAGCCCAAGAGGGTGTAA
- the LOC132164410 gene encoding signal recognition particle 14 kDa protein-like isoform X2, translating to MVLLQLDPFLNELTSMFERSNEKGSVWVTLKRSSLKSKVQRNKMATAGEAIEYRCLIRATDGKKTISTSVGAKDHQRFQASYATILKAHMTALKKRERKDKKKAAEGDKKEGAAKKPKRV from the exons ATG GTTCTTTTACAGCTAGACCCGTTTCTTAATGAACTCACTAGCATGTTTGAGCGCAGCAACGAGAAAGGTTCTGTTTGGGTTACTCTTAAGCGAT CATCCTTAAAGTCTAAGGTGCAGAGGAATAAAATGGCGACTGCAGGTGAAGCAATTGAGTATAGATGCCTTATCCGTGCTACTGATGGGAAAAAGACGATTTCTACTTCA GTTGGAGCAAAGGATCATCAGCGCTTTCAAGCTTCTTATGCAACTATCCTCAAGGCCCACATGACAGCTCTaaagaaaagggagagaaaggataagaaaaaagcTGCAGAGGGTGATAAGAAAGAAGGGGCTGCGAAGAAGCCCAAGAGGGTGTAA
- the LOC132162028 gene encoding uncharacterized protein LOC132162028 isoform X1, whose product MLLEFLARLKNHCSFSSSKVDDLKDSDRIVRRLSLSEQTKQFVYAIYEPESKAVVYVLAAQNLSERSVSDAVSLIKEVRPQAVLAEISLSTLDEILAENSNSRGDMVSSMPTTSFGVLKDCVLNKISKEMHEKVASNLVLQEIFGVGFHEHVIAAKRAAEEVGSCFFLFRSSFVNDEGNGCNKSDIQGKFQPPVHEQCGLFSQKSGCVSPKRFCLTDNFQLQSAKSCAPEVEVGDFLPRCNYQAPPFAQPIYPLLTDLRDIFVDLPSLRMALVHAQKMLFDVNRGEFIDAQTLAEVQTFRIGVEGLRIALNSAARRPMISKMKLSDPPRVSFSELSIDDNSHVLLAQALKSQTKNFKSIVAIVEAKSLAGLRKNWKTPTSLEVEDLAKQCLTEYKGDKKSLAIEKKLTDDKTMVAVGAGDISISTFLKLAALKAFVLLELFSKYMQDSAIIAFGKNIGLSNASALKAGASAQKMHALVHSFIASAERTSFQIMRTAFYEIMRKRGMQPIGSMLWPTFGCSLAMCSGLFVYGEGVECAVESLPDAPSMACLGRGVRSLYQASQEASRANCKDARENKFPHVQF is encoded by the coding sequence ATGTTGCTAGAATTTCTTGCACGCCTTAAGAATCACTGCTCTTTTTCATCAAGCAAGGTTGATGATTTGAAAGATTCAGACAGAATAGTCCGTAGGCTTTCTTTATCTGAGCAAACAAAGCAGTTTGTTTATGCCATTTATGAACCAGAATCGAAGGCTGTGGTTTATGTACTAGCTGCACAGAACTTATCTGAACGGTCAGTTTCTGATGCAGTGTCTCTCATAAAGGAGGTTCGGCCACAGGCAGTTTTGGCTGAAATTTCTCTGTCCACCCTAGATGAGATTCTAGCTGAGAACAGCAATTCAAGGGGTGATATGGTGAGTTCAATGCCAACAACTTCTTTTGGGGTTCTCAAAGATTGTGTTCTCAATAAGATCAGTAAAGAGATGCATGAGAAAGTGGCATCGAACTTGGTTTTGCAAGAAATATTTGGTGTTGGTTTTCATGAGCATGTCATTGCAGCCAAAAGGGCTGCAGAGGAAGTGGGTtcctgtttctttttgtttagatCTTCATTTGTAAATGATGAAGGGAATGGCTGTAACAAATCTGATATACAGGGTAAGTTTCAACCTCCAGTTCATGAGCAATGTGGTTTGTTTTCACAAAAATCAGGCTGTGTTTCCCCAAAGAGATTCTGTCTCACTGATAATTTTCAGTTGCAGAGTGCAAAATCCTGTGCACCAGAAGTTGAAGTTGGAGACTTTCTACCTAGATGCAATTACCAGGCTCCCCCATTTGCTCAGCCCATTTATCCTTTGCTGACTGATTTACGTGATATTTTTGTTGATCTACCATCCTTACGAATGGCTTTGGTTCATGCACAGAAGATGCTTTTTGATGTGAACCGTGGAGAGTTCATTGATGCACAAACTCTAGCTGAAGTTCAAACCTTCAGAATTGGCGTTGAAGGACTCAGAATTGCTCTCAACAGTGCCGCCAGGCGCCCCATGATCAGCAAAATGAAGCTTTCTGACCCACCCAGAGTGAGTTTCTCTGAGCTTTCTATAGATGATAACTCTCATGTCCTTTTAGCACAAGCCCTTAAGAGCCAGACCAAGAATTTCAAATCCATTGTGGCTATAGTGGAAGCCAAAAGCTTAGCAGGGCTAAGGAAAAACTGGAAAACACCTACCTCGTTGGAGGTTGAGGATCTGGCCAAACAATGCCTTACAGAGTACAAAGGTGACAAGAAGAGCCTAGCTATTGAAAAGAAGTTAACTGATGATAAAACAATGGTGGCAGTTGGGGCTGGAGATATCTCTATATCTACTTTTCTCAAGCTGGCTGCCCTGAAAGCCTTTGTTTTACTTGAACTCTTTTCTAAATACATGCAAGATTCTGCCATAATTGCCTTTGGGAAAAACATTGGCCTATCAAATGCTTCTGCCTTGAAGGCTGGTGCTTCTGCCCAGAAAATGCATGCACTGGTGCACAGCTTCATAGCCTCTGCCGAGCGAACAAGTTTTCAGATCATGCGGACGGCATTCTATGAGATAATGAGGAAGCGAGGGATGCAGCCAATTGGGTCAATGTTATGGCCCACCTTTGGGTGCAGTTTGGCCATGTGCTCTGGGCTGTTTGTTTATGGAGAAGGGGTTGAATGTGCTGTAGAATCTCTTCCTGATGCGCCCTCAATGGCCTGTTTGGGACGCGGAGTTCGTAGCCTGTACCAGGCATCTCAGGAAGCTAGTAGGGCAAATTGCAAAGATGCAAGAGAGAATAAATTCCCTCATGTACAGTTCTAA
- the LOC132162028 gene encoding uncharacterized protein LOC132162028 isoform X3 translates to MMKGMAVTNLIYRSAKSCAPEVEVGDFLPRCNYQAPPFAQPIYPLLTDLRDIFVDLPSLRMALVHAQKMLFDVNRGEFIDAQTLAEVQTFRIGVEGLRIALNSAARRPMISKMKLSDPPRVSFSELSIDDNSHVLLAQALKSQTKNFKSIVAIVEAKSLAGLRKNWKTPTSLEVEDLAKQCLTEYKGDKKSLAIEKKLTDDKTMVAVGAGDISISTFLKLAALKAFVLLELFSKYMQDSAIIAFGKNIGLSNASALKAGASAQKMHALVHSFIASAERTSFQIMRTAFYEIMRKRGMQPIGSMLWPTFGCSLAMCSGLFVYGEGVECAVESLPDAPSMACLGRGVRSLYQASQEASRANCKDARENKFPHVQF, encoded by the exons ATGATGAAGGGAATGGCTGTAACAAATCTGATATACAGG AGTGCAAAATCCTGTGCACCAGAAGTTGAAGTTGGAGACTTTCTACCTAGATGCAATTACCAGGCTCCCCCATTTGCTCAGCCCATTTATCCTTTGCTGACTGATTTACGTGATATTTTTGTTGATCTACCATCCTTACGAATGGCTTTGGTTCATGCACAGAAGATGCTTTTTGATGTGAACCGTGGAGAGTTCATTGATGCACAAACTCTAGCTGAAGTTCAAACCTTCAGAATTGGCGTTGAAGGACTCAGAATTGCTCTCAACAGTGCCGCCAGGCGCCCCATGATCAGCAAAATGAAGCTTTCTGACCCACCCAGAGTGAGTTTCTCTGAGCTTTCTATAGATGATAACTCTCATGTCCTTTTAGCACAAGCCCTTAAGAGCCAGACCAAGAATTTCAAATCCATTGTGGCTATAGTGGAAGCCAAAAGCTTAGCAGGGCTAAGGAAAAACTGGAAAACACCTACCTCGTTGGAGGTTGAGGATCTGGCCAAACAATGCCTTACAGAGTACAAAGGTGACAAGAAGAGCCTAGCTATTGAAAAGAAGTTAACTGATGATAAAACAATGGTGGCAGTTGGGGCTGGAGATATCTCTATATCTACTTTTCTCAAGCTGGCTGCCCTGAAAGCCTTTGTTTTACTTGAACTCTTTTCTAAATACATGCAAGATTCTGCCATAATTGCCTTTGGGAAAAACATTGGCCTATCAAATGCTTCTGCCTTGAAGGCTGGTGCTTCTGCCCAGAAAATGCATGCACTGGTGCACAGCTTCATAGCCTCTGCCGAGCGAACAAGTTTTCAGATCATGCGGACGGCATTCTATGAGATAATGAGGAAGCGAGGGATGCAGCCAATTGGGTCAATGTTATGGCCCACCTTTGGGTGCAGTTTGGCCATGTGCTCTGGGCTGTTTGTTTATGGAGAAGGGGTTGAATGTGCTGTAGAATCTCTTCCTGATGCGCCCTCAATGGCCTGTTTGGGACGCGGAGTTCGTAGCCTGTACCAGGCATCTCAGGAAGCTAGTAGGGCAAATTGCAAAGATGCAAGAGAGAATAAATTCCCTCATGTACAGTTCTAA
- the LOC132162028 gene encoding uncharacterized protein LOC132162028 isoform X2 encodes MMKGMAVTNLIYRLQSAKSCAPEVEVGDFLPRCNYQAPPFAQPIYPLLTDLRDIFVDLPSLRMALVHAQKMLFDVNRGEFIDAQTLAEVQTFRIGVEGLRIALNSAARRPMISKMKLSDPPRVSFSELSIDDNSHVLLAQALKSQTKNFKSIVAIVEAKSLAGLRKNWKTPTSLEVEDLAKQCLTEYKGDKKSLAIEKKLTDDKTMVAVGAGDISISTFLKLAALKAFVLLELFSKYMQDSAIIAFGKNIGLSNASALKAGASAQKMHALVHSFIASAERTSFQIMRTAFYEIMRKRGMQPIGSMLWPTFGCSLAMCSGLFVYGEGVECAVESLPDAPSMACLGRGVRSLYQASQEASRANCKDARENKFPHVQF; translated from the exons ATGATGAAGGGAATGGCTGTAACAAATCTGATATACAGG TTGCAGAGTGCAAAATCCTGTGCACCAGAAGTTGAAGTTGGAGACTTTCTACCTAGATGCAATTACCAGGCTCCCCCATTTGCTCAGCCCATTTATCCTTTGCTGACTGATTTACGTGATATTTTTGTTGATCTACCATCCTTACGAATGGCTTTGGTTCATGCACAGAAGATGCTTTTTGATGTGAACCGTGGAGAGTTCATTGATGCACAAACTCTAGCTGAAGTTCAAACCTTCAGAATTGGCGTTGAAGGACTCAGAATTGCTCTCAACAGTGCCGCCAGGCGCCCCATGATCAGCAAAATGAAGCTTTCTGACCCACCCAGAGTGAGTTTCTCTGAGCTTTCTATAGATGATAACTCTCATGTCCTTTTAGCACAAGCCCTTAAGAGCCAGACCAAGAATTTCAAATCCATTGTGGCTATAGTGGAAGCCAAAAGCTTAGCAGGGCTAAGGAAAAACTGGAAAACACCTACCTCGTTGGAGGTTGAGGATCTGGCCAAACAATGCCTTACAGAGTACAAAGGTGACAAGAAGAGCCTAGCTATTGAAAAGAAGTTAACTGATGATAAAACAATGGTGGCAGTTGGGGCTGGAGATATCTCTATATCTACTTTTCTCAAGCTGGCTGCCCTGAAAGCCTTTGTTTTACTTGAACTCTTTTCTAAATACATGCAAGATTCTGCCATAATTGCCTTTGGGAAAAACATTGGCCTATCAAATGCTTCTGCCTTGAAGGCTGGTGCTTCTGCCCAGAAAATGCATGCACTGGTGCACAGCTTCATAGCCTCTGCCGAGCGAACAAGTTTTCAGATCATGCGGACGGCATTCTATGAGATAATGAGGAAGCGAGGGATGCAGCCAATTGGGTCAATGTTATGGCCCACCTTTGGGTGCAGTTTGGCCATGTGCTCTGGGCTGTTTGTTTATGGAGAAGGGGTTGAATGTGCTGTAGAATCTCTTCCTGATGCGCCCTCAATGGCCTGTTTGGGACGCGGAGTTCGTAGCCTGTACCAGGCATCTCAGGAAGCTAGTAGGGCAAATTGCAAAGATGCAAGAGAGAATAAATTCCCTCATGTACAGTTCTAA